The following nucleotide sequence is from Longimicrobium sp..
GGCCCTGGTGATCGTCTCGGCCGTGCTGGTGTGGTGGCGGCGCGCCTCGTTCGCGCCGGAAAGCCGGCTGGAAAGCGCCGTCTCGCGCGAAGCCGCGTTCCTGCTGAACAACCTGGTGTTCGTCGCGGCCATGCTCAGCGTGCTGTGGGGCACCATCTTTCCGCTGGTCTCCGAGGCCTCCACCGGGCAGACGATCACGCTGGGCCCGCCGTTCTTCAATCGCGTGAACCTGCCGCTGGGGCTGCTCCTGCTCGCCCTCCTCGGCGTGGGCCCGGTGATCGCCTGGCGCAAGGCGACCGCGCGCAACATCCGCCGCAACTTCGCCCTGCCGGTGTCCATCGGCGTGGTGACGGGCGTCGTCCTGTGGATCGCCGGTGCGCGCAACACCTATGCGCTGCTGACCTTCGCCTTGGGCGCCTTCGTGATGGCGACCATCGTCATCGAGTTCTGGAAGGGCACCCGCGCGCGCGCCCGCATCGAGGGCGAGGGCGTGGCGCCGGCGTTCATCCACCTGGTCGGCCGCAACCGGCGCCGCTACGGCGGATACCTGGTGCACGCGGGCCTGGTGGTGACGTTCATGGGCTTTGCGGGAAGCGCGTGGGACGTGGAAAAGCAGGTGGCGATGAGCCCGGGCGAGAGCCTGGAGATGAAGTCGCCCTTCGGCCACACGTACACGCTGACGTATCAGGCGATGTCATCGTATCCAGCCACCAACATGACCAAGGTGGTGGCGACGGTGAACGTGGCGAAGAACGGCGAGCGCGTGGGCGTGCTGGCGCCGGAAAAGCGCTCGTACAAGCAACGTGAGGAAGTGGTCAGCGAGGTGGGAATCCGCCGCGCCTGGAACGAGGACCTGTACCTGATCCTGGCCGGCGTCGACGACATCAACGCCGTGGTGCAGGGCCGCAACCCGCGCCCCATCGCCACCTTCCGCGTGCTGATCAACCCGCTGGTTCCGTGGATCTGGACAGGCGGGCTGATCATGGCCATCGGCACGCTGATCGCCCTGTGGCCCGGCGCCGAGCCCAGGAACCCCACCGTCGTCAAGCAGCGCGTGCGCGTGGCGAAGCCGTCCGAAGCGGCCGAGCCCGAGCTGGTGGAGGCATGATGCAGACGATTCGCCTCGCCTTCATCCTCCTCGCGCTGGCGCTCCTGGCCGGGCGCGCGGATGCGCAGCACCCGCCCGACGTGGCCGCGCGCAACGCGGCGGAGGCCATCTCACAGCTGAAGTCGCCGTTCGGCCCGCACATGCTCGACATCTGCCCCAACGAGCAAGCGGAAGAGCTGCGGAACCAGATCCGCGCCGCCGCGTCGGGCGGGTCTACGCCGGACGAGCTGGTGGACCAGGTGCTGGCGCGCTACGGCAAGGAATACCTCGTCGTGCCGCGGGCGGAGGGGATCGGCCTCTGGGCGTGGCTGCTG
It contains:
- a CDS encoding heme lyase CcmF/NrfE family subunit produces the protein MTQIGEVALWIALLLSLWGAGLGFAGGRKGRGDWVLSAERSLYAVFGLLVVSCAAIISSFLREEYQYRYVAGYSNRDLSLFYKITGLWAGQTGSLVFWATLLALFSAVAVLQNRRRNREFMPYVVGTLSTVIAFFLVVIITASNPFQLMEFVPADGRGLNPQLQNYWMTIHPPTLYLGFTAFTIPFAFAVSALLSGRLDTRWITTTRRWTLTAWFFLTNGIIFGMMWAYVELGWGGYWFWDPVENASLLPWLTGTAYLHSVMIQEKRGMLKMWNVLLILGTFLLSIFATFLTRSGLIESVHSFAQNLTISYIFLGFLTALVIVSAVLVWWRRASFAPESRLESAVSREAAFLLNNLVFVAAMLSVLWGTIFPLVSEASTGQTITLGPPFFNRVNLPLGLLLLALLGVGPVIAWRKATARNIRRNFALPVSIGVVTGVVLWIAGARNTYALLTFALGAFVMATIVIEFWKGTRARARIEGEGVAPAFIHLVGRNRRRYGGYLVHAGLVVTFMGFAGSAWDVEKQVAMSPGESLEMKSPFGHTYTLTYQAMSSYPATNMTKVVATVNVAKNGERVGVLAPEKRSYKQREEVVSEVGIRRAWNEDLYLILAGVDDINAVVQGRNPRPIATFRVLINPLVPWIWTGGLIMAIGTLIALWPGAEPRNPTVVKQRVRVAKPSEAAEPELVEA
- a CDS encoding cytochrome c-type biogenesis protein is translated as MQTIRLAFILLALALLAGRADAQHPPDVAARNAAEAISQLKSPFGPHMLDICPNEQAEELRNQIRAAASGGSTPDELVDQVLARYGKEYLVVPRAEGIGLWAWLLPPIMLLIGAVFVQGRIRRMRSQGSTLSVAGAPPMSDDERAQLNAALREFEREDDEP